The uncultured Mailhella sp. genome segment ACGCACGGCGTTCATGGGCAGACGCCGGGAGACCAGATACACCGAAACCCTCTGGCGCAAACGATGCCGCTGGTAATTCAACAACCCGAAAGGAGTTCGACATGAAAGACGTTCCGCGCAACAGTTTCGGCCTCTTTGATTCCCCTGTCCGTTGCCGGGAAAAGGAGCGCGTATCCCTTACGCCCCGGCATATTGAACGACAGCTCGACGCCGGGGCCTTCCTGATGAGCAGGGATGACGCCGTTCTGGCGGGCTTTCTCAATCCGCACGACGAACAGGATTCCGTCATCGTGGAACTAAGGGAGGAAAACGCATGAGTGAGCAGCCGCGCGAAAGAAAAAACCGCTTTCAGATAAGCCGCGAAGTCCAGGAAGAGTTCGTCAACGGCATCGCTGAAACCATGCTTTCCCTGGCGGAAAAAGCCGGGGACTGGCAACGGGGCTGGACCTCCGACACTCCTGTGGGAATGCCGTTCTGTCCCGTGACCGGCAGAGAGTACAGCGGGGCGAACCTGGTTCGGCTGCTGCTGACAACCATTGTCAGGGGATACGCCGATGACCGGTGGATGACCTTCAACCAGCTTCAGAGCTTTCAGAACGCCCACCCCGAACTGCAAATGAACATCCGCAAGGGCGAACGGGGCGTCAAGGTGCTGCGGCCGGAGGAAGTCGCCTACATTGTGGAAGAAAACGGAGCCTGGAAATTCCTGACTAAAGAAGAACTCCGGCGCATCGAGGAAATGAAGGACCGGGGGCAGGACGTTCCCGACGTTCAGCGCAAAACGCTTTTCTATCCTTTCACGGTCTTCAATGCCGCCCAGATTGAGGGATTCCCCGCCAAGGAACGTCCCGCCCATGCCATGACGCAGATTGAACGGCATGAGATGGTGGAACGCTTCATCGCCAGCTCCGGCGTTCACGTCAGGCACTACGGCGGCGATCCCTGCTTCAACATGGAAAAAAACGAGGTGGCCCTGCCGTATCCCGAACGGTTCAGCGGTACGGATGAATATTACGCCGCCAAACTGCACGAGTTCTTCCATGCCACCGGGCACGAAACGCGGGAAAACCGTCAGCTGAAAAATGCGCAGACCATCAAGAGCTACGCCTTTGAAGAAATGCGCGCGGAAATGTTTTCCATGCTGGCCGGCGCGCATCTTGCGCTGCCCATGCCGGAAACGAATTCCGCCGCCTATATCGCCAACTGGAATCAGAAATTTTCCGGCGGCGATGTCAAAGCCGTGTTTCAGGCGGCTTCGGAAGCGGCAAAGATACTGACGGTGCTGCATCAGTTTGAATCCGATGAACAGCCTGCGGCAAGGTGGTTTCCCAGACGGGAAGCATGGCCGGAACTGGTGGAACTTCAGAAGCAGCGCGACGCGGCCTGCGGCGTTTCCTTCCATGCCGAAGAGACTTCCGGCTCGCAGGTCTTCGAGCGCCTTTCCCGAAACAGCGCCTTCTCCGAACCGCTGTCTTTCACCGAGGCAGCCGTTGCCTTCAAGAACACGGACAACCCGGTCACAAAAACACGCCTCATCCTTCAGAACCCGGACTTCCTCAATCTGGCCCTCAAGCAGGACCCTGACTCCGTGATGGAGCTTGCCGCGCTTTTCGACAAGATGGCCCACGTTCTCCACATGGAAATGGACGACAAACTCCGCTCGGCTCCGGGCGCTCTGGAACATAACGCTCCCTTACTGGAACAGCAGGCTGCCTCGGCGCAGCGCATGAGGATATAACGCATGAGACTTTTCATCGCTGAAAAACCGAATCTTGGAAAAGCCATTGCCAGAGGACTTGGCGGGGGACGCACGGAACAGGGCTGTATCCGGTGCGGAGACAACATCGTCACCTGGTGCTTCGGCCACC includes the following:
- a CDS encoding zincin-like metallopeptidase domain-containing protein — protein: MSEQPRERKNRFQISREVQEEFVNGIAETMLSLAEKAGDWQRGWTSDTPVGMPFCPVTGREYSGANLVRLLLTTIVRGYADDRWMTFNQLQSFQNAHPELQMNIRKGERGVKVLRPEEVAYIVEENGAWKFLTKEELRRIEEMKDRGQDVPDVQRKTLFYPFTVFNAAQIEGFPAKERPAHAMTQIERHEMVERFIASSGVHVRHYGGDPCFNMEKNEVALPYPERFSGTDEYYAAKLHEFFHATGHETRENRQLKNAQTIKSYAFEEMRAEMFSMLAGAHLALPMPETNSAAYIANWNQKFSGGDVKAVFQAASEAAKILTVLHQFESDEQPAARWFPRREAWPELVELQKQRDAACGVSFHAEETSGSQVFERLSRNSAFSEPLSFTEAAVAFKNTDNPVTKTRLILQNPDFLNLALKQDPDSVMELAALFDKMAHVLHMEMDDKLRSAPGALEHNAPLLEQQAASAQRMRI